In Dromiciops gliroides isolate mDroGli1 chromosome 4, mDroGli1.pri, whole genome shotgun sequence, one DNA window encodes the following:
- the GFI1 gene encoding zinc finger protein Gfi-1 → MPRSFLVKSKKAHSYHQPRSQDQDYELRLENVLAQICADSKMPGDSSPGPSEPEPQGPISPESQLTEAPDAVSASPASCEGSVCDRSSEFEDFWRPPSPSASPASEKSVCPSLDEAQPFPVPFKPYTWNSLAGSDLRHLVQSYRPCHTLERGAGLGLFGERNPEPGAAAALYGPERGCGGGASEGGSGGGGGSSGSALGLYRDFGPGAVAAAARLYERPAAGGLYPDKGSGIKVESELLCTRLLLNNGSYKCIKCSKVFSTPHGLEVHVRRSHSGTRPFACEMCGKTFGHAVSLEQHKAVHSQERSFDCKICGKSFKRSSTLSTHLLIHSDTRPYPCQYCGKRFHQKSDMKKHTFIHTGEKPHKCQVCGKAFSQSSNLITHSRKHTGFKPFGCDLCGKGFQRKVDLRRHRETQHGLK, encoded by the exons ATGCCGCGGTCTTTCCTCGTGAAGAGCAAGAAAGCACACAGCTACCACCAGCCGCGCTCCCAGGACCAGGACTACGAGCTCCGCCTGGAGAATGTGCTGGCGCAGATCTGTGCAG ACAGCAAGATGCCAGGAGACTCCAGCCCGGGGCCTTCTGAGCCCGAGCCCCAAGGACCAATCTCTCCAGAGTCCCAACTGACCGAGGCCCCAGACGCAGTCTCAGCGTCTCCGGCCAGCTGTGAGGGCAGTGTTTGCGATAGGAGCTCGGAGTTCGAGGATTTCTGGAGGCCTCCATCACCTTCCGCATCTCCAG CTTCCGAGAAGTCCGTGTGTCCTTCCCTGGACGAGGCTCAGCCTTTTCCGGTGCCCTTCAAGCCCTACACGTGGAACAGCCTGGCAGGCTCGGACCTGAGGCATCTGGTGCAGAGCTACCGGCCTTGCCATACCCTGGAGCGAGGCGCCGGGCTGGGCCTCTTCGGCGAACGGAACCCGGAGCCCGGCGCTGCGGCCGCCCTCTACGGCCCGGAACGGGGCTGTGGCGGGGGGGCCTCCGagggcggcagcggcggcggcgggggcagCAGCGGCTCCGCCCTGGGCCTCTATAGGGACTTTGGTCCGGGTGCGGTGGCGGCGGCAGCCCGCTTGTACGAGCGACCGGCGGCGGGCGGGCTCTACCCGGACAAGGGCTCCGGCATCAAGGTGGAGTCGGAGCTGCTCTGCACTCGCCTCTTGCTCAACAACGGCTCCTATAAGTGCATCAAGTGCAGCAAG GTGTTCTCCACACCCCACGGCCTCGAGGTGCACGTGCGCAGGTCCCACAGCGGCACGAGACCTTTTGCCTGCGAGATGTGCGGGAAGACCTTCGGACATGCGGTCAGCCTGGAGCAGCATAAAGCTGTGCATTCGCAG GAACGAAGTTTTGATTGTAAGATCTGTGGTAAAAGCTTCAAGAGATCCTCCACACTTTCTACTCATCTACTCATCCACTCAGACACCCGGCCCTACCCTTGTCAGTATTGTGGGAAAAGGTTCCACCAGAAATCGGATATGAAGAAACACACCTTCATCCACACAG GTGAGAAACCCCACAAATGCCAGGTGTGTGGCAAAGCATTTAGCCAGAGCTCTAATCTCATAACTCACAGCCGAAAGCACACTGGCTTCAAGCCCTTTGGTTGTGACTTgtgtgggaaaggcttccagcGAAAGGTGGATCTCCGGAGGCACAGGGAGACGCAGCATGGGCTGAAGTGA